In Leucobacter sp. CX169, a single genomic region encodes these proteins:
- the purN gene encoding phosphoribosylglycinamide formyltransferase, producing MLNIVVLISGGGSNLRALIDAASEPGFPARIVAVGADGDAGGIAHAAAAGIPYFIVRPRDYANRGAWGEAFLVEIQRASPDLVVSAGLMRILPEDFVRALSPNLINTHPALLPLFPGAHAVRDALAAGATETGLTVHVIDEGVDTGPVIRQARVEIRPGESEAELHERIKQVERPLLIDVVRDIAEERISLAEIARAAHP from the coding sequence GTGCTGAACATCGTCGTGCTGATCTCCGGCGGGGGCAGCAACCTCCGCGCCCTCATCGATGCCGCGAGCGAACCGGGCTTCCCGGCGCGCATCGTCGCGGTAGGAGCGGACGGCGACGCCGGCGGAATCGCCCACGCGGCCGCTGCCGGGATCCCCTACTTCATCGTTCGCCCGCGCGACTACGCGAACCGCGGCGCGTGGGGGGAAGCGTTCCTCGTCGAGATCCAGCGCGCGTCGCCCGATCTCGTCGTGAGCGCGGGCCTCATGCGGATCCTGCCCGAAGACTTCGTGCGCGCCCTCAGCCCGAACCTGATCAACACGCACCCGGCACTCTTGCCGCTCTTTCCCGGGGCACACGCGGTGCGCGACGCGCTCGCGGCCGGTGCCACCGAGACCGGCCTCACCGTCCACGTCATCGATGAGGGCGTCGATACGGGTCCCGTCATCCGGCAGGCGCGCGTCGAGATCCGCCCGGGTGAGTCCGAAGCCGAGCTGCATGAGCGCATCAAACAGGTCGAACGCCCCCTCCTCATCGACGTCGTGCGCGACATCGCCGAGGAGCGAA